Within Harpia harpyja isolate bHarHar1 chromosome 4, bHarHar1 primary haplotype, whole genome shotgun sequence, the genomic segment GCTGCTTTTGCTTTAGAGTACGTCAGAAAAAGGATTGGCAATAGAGACCTGGTGGGTCACGGTAGCAAGACGGTAGCAAGACAGTAGCAAGAAATGCCGACTCCCTTCCTGTCGTGTTATCTTAAACTCACCATAGAGATCAGGTCCATGAGAGGTGAAGACATTGTATAAAACAATGTTGAGAGGTGCAACTACCAGCTTCCCATAGTAATAGCTGTCGACAACTACCACGGGCACCTGGAAGAAAGCATCTATTATTTAAAGTGCCAGAAGCTTTTGGCTGGACTGCCCAAAAGCTCCCTGTGATTTTCTTAATGGAACCCACCCCTTCTACTGCAAGCCCAATCCATTCCCTCTTTGCATTGTTACAGGCACTTACCAAAAACAGGATCAATGACACCACACACCAGTTTAGGAAACTTTTCCACCTCTGCTTCAGTATCAACAAGTCAAAGGCAATAGGAAGCCTGAAACAGAGACCAGGTATCAACTGGagactttttctttccccactgcaGGTTTTCCTGCCCCTTCAAAGCAAGCGGGGCAGTAGCTGGAAGAGAACCATCACTTCACTGGGCTCTGCTTCCAGTCCATATTCCAGTCATCCAACTCAGGTTTTACTCTCAGTGTATTAGGGTCAGGAATCTTCCCAACCTAGGTTCTTCAAAAGCCAAGAAATCAGGACATGGAAGCCTGTAACAATGATCCTGGACTAGGCTGGCAGCTCAGTCCCTGCTAgtttcttcctccagctctccAGCCCCTACATTCTCCCCAGCCAGGCAAGAAACATTTGTCAAAGTGTAAAACTCCTGAGCCCTCCTCTTCTTACCCAAGAGCTGCACTGAAGGGCCAGCCTAGAAGGGCTCCAGCGGCCACCCCCAGCACTGCTACAGAGGTCTTGTCCATATACCAGCCAGTCATGGCAATCACTGTGGTGTACATGCAGAAACTGCTTGGGAGGAAAGCTGCAACACAAGGAAAGAAAGGGTCAGCACAATTTTCCCACAGGAGGAGAACTGCACGAGGCCAAGATAAGGCGAATCATCTCTCATTCATTCCATTGGAGCTGGGATGCTATACTGGAGACTCTCAtctcagtgaaagcaaaaaaaaaaaaaaaaaaaaaaaggattatttttcttgttctgccaAGACCAGAAATACTTCCTTTAAGTTGAAGGCCTCTTTCCTCAGTGGCACTCAGCAGTGGTAACCAGTTGACAGCATCCAGGCTTACCACTTGTAACGCTGCACCCCCTATATTCTGCTAGGTTGAAAAAAATTAACCTGCTCAAGTGACAGCAGAAAATGTGAGCTGACTGGGTACAGTCTCTGAAACAACTGGGCAGAGACTGGTGGGAAGTAAGTGAAAAATGAGAAGACCTAAGACACTgcaaaaaaatgaagggaaagtCCTTTCTCCAGTCACCATAAACATAAAAAGGGTAAAATAGGAAATCTCAGCATTCCTAAGTTGTGGTACTCCCCTTTAAGTTTCTGTATGCACACAATACAGAACACCCTTGCTCAAAGTCTCTCTTTGCACTTTACTCAATACCTACAGCAGATGTTTTATAAGTCTTACAGTGGTTGGCTAGGCAAATGGGTACAACCAGCCAGAGGGGACAGGacacaaatgcaaatgacaatgcCAAAATATGACTCTCCTTCCTTGGATTAAAATACGTTCAAGGAAGGTAGGCCAAGACCCTGTTTAAAAGGCATGGCCCATTGCAGAGCGACTGGAGGCAACAATAGAAACAAACACACCCTGGAAATTGAAAGATACAAGAGAGTGATGATGCAGGGAACATAATCTGAATCAACACTTATTCTGTCATCACACCTGCCATGAGAAACACCTGCAGCAGAATACAACAAACAATTGCTAGAGAGGTATTTTAGTGCtgtggattttcttctttctggacCTGTCTTTGGTTTCTATGGAAAAAGTAATTGTTAGTATCATTGCTAAGCACACTTACCTGCAGATGAGCAAAACATCCCAGTGCTGAGTACTAAGAAGGCCAACATCAGCCGGCTCACATGTAGCCCAAACTTCTTGCACACAGCCCTAAGGAAGCAAGAGAGAATTAGATACCACAAAAATATCCTCAGTATATCAAAGAACAGTACCCAACGCACGCAGAACCACAAATAATCCATGGAGCATCCTGAGAGCTTTAAGGTGGGTTATTCTCATTACTCAGCCACTGAAGGCAACCTGAAGAGCAGTTTGACTGCCTCTGGCCTGGGATTTCTGATGCTCGTAAGTTACACTAGTGCAAAACTCTAGAAGAGACTTGGCTTCTACCAGTGTCAGTTGCACTTGTGCAAATCTCAGGGAGTCTGCACTGCTATAGCAACATCAATCTATCTAAGATTTTCACCCCTCACAAAATACCCTCATGCAAAAAGCCACAGCTCACATTCTTAAAACCAGACTATTGACAAGAGAAAAGTCATGCAAGGTAATAGTTTGAAAGCCACAAATGCAGAGGCAGCAGGTAAGAATAAAAATCTAGCTTAGAGAAGATAACTGTATGTTCAGGCTACTGCTTTTGGTGGATGTAAACACCATTGGCAGATACATTACAGACAGCAACAATCAATGTATTCCACCAAAATTCACTATGATAAGCAACCACAGCACCAGTCTCTCCTCCAGCAGAGCTCAGTTTACAACACTCCCACCCCGCTTGCTGTCATCATTGAGAAAATGAGTGTAGTCAACAAAATGCTGGAGTGGAGATGTGGGTGGCAGATCTGAGAATACAATTTTGTCCTAACAGTGGAATTCTGACCAATATTTCATTAAGTTATCATGAGAACACATATTGTCAAGGTTCACTGTGAAGTAGCCCAATTTACCAGGCACATCTACACATGAGCTTCAGAGTGTATTTCCTGTGGCAGTAACTGAACATGCTACTCACACTGCTCCAAAACATTCACTGTAGACAGCTTCTAAATACTCACTTGTAGAAGTAGAGTTCACAAATGCAGCTCAGGAAGGCCAGGAAGCATCGGAGGAAATAGAAGATGAGAACCTAGGAGACATACTCAGAGCCTGAACAAGGTTTGCAATGAAGCTTATGCATCTATTACTAACAAGTCGGTCCCAAGAACAAAGTTCTGAACAGGATGGAGCAAGTTTGGCAGTGGTGAATGAGCCTATTCTTCTAGACCCAGATCCCACACCAAGCGATGCTGAAGATCCTGGCAGCTCAAAGCTTAGCCCTCTAACACTGAAGTCCTTTACAACACAAAAAGTGAACACAGTCCACTGAACTTACCAAAACTACCGCTTGTGTTGTGCAGAAACATGCCAAGTATGGCAGTGGATACCCAAGCAGAATGCacattcagtgctttttcttttacatctgtgAGTTCAGTTTGCAATATCCCTTgcaaaatactaatttattttttatagtttattgaaaaaaaaatcaaaatggtcATTAATAGCTGGCATAGAAAACAATACGGGCTTCTAAAGCATCAGGGTGAAACTCACAGGGGCGAACGAGAGCCTGTGGCTGCCAGGTAACTGTCCCCAGGTCTGCACACACTCAAAGGGCCAAGGAGCTACCAGCCCCTCTGGGACAAGTTCTCAATCAACCCAGAGCCTGACAGCATTTCCCTGCAATTTCCCAGTCACTTTTCCTTGGATCCCGTTGAGTCAGCTCACAAACCCTTGCAATTCCTTACAGGGAAGTTAGTGTTTGTAAACAACTTAGTGTTTTGTAAACACTAATTCTCTTACCTCTGACAACAAACAAAGCAGCTGTTCAACACAGACTAAAAGCAAGTTTATTCATCACAAAAGAAGCTTTCACACATCTGATTTACCTTGTTAGTTTGTAGAACTTTAGCATGGAACAAGGCTGGTAAGGCATGAAGCCACAGGTAAGCATAGGAGCGGATAGCATAGGCTGGAGAGTATTCCCATGTCTGAAACCCCTTTCCATAAACGAGGTAGTGTGTCTACAACagagattaaataaataatatgcaTCACACAGAGTAGACAGTTTTGCATTTCCCATCTCTGAATTCTTGAGTAAGaaaatttctctttgaaacaCAGAGATTAGCACAAGGTTCTAGATAAATCTGCATTTGCACAGGCCAACTACAAATTCCCAAGTATCTCCAAGGAAAGAAAGCCCCTTACCGGTTCCCAGTAGTTAAATGTCTCATCACAATCAGAGATGTTGCTTAAGAGAGCTGCACAGAACCTGGCTGAGATGAGACACTTGAAAGCTGTTGATCCTTCAGGGGCCCAAACTTGTCCTGCTTTGCTCCCAGATGATCTAgtgcaaagaaaaaatacaaatacgcACCAAGAAGACTCAGTAACAAGATCTATACTAGCAATGTGACAGTAGGCAAAGAACTGACAAGCATATTTGCATCTCTCATTTAAGCAACGTGTAAGTACAGATGAGTCTTTCATTCACTGCTTTCTTTGGGGGATGCCAGTCCCCTCCCAAGGAAGCACCATCACCCCCCCTCACCACACCGCAACAACGGCCCTGAGTGCTTAACCCGCCGCTGCAAGACAGCCCCCCAGGACCTCGCCCTCCTACCCCCAGCAACAGAGAGCGAGGCCACGCACTCGCTACCGCAGGCCCGGGAGCAGCTCCACCGACGGCAGACCCACTTCCACAACACACGCTAACCCGGCTGGGCACCCACCGCGGCCACCCGATGCGGGGCTCACTCGGGGCTGTGGGTACGTAAAACCCCAGCCGCAAGGAAATACCTGGGCGGGTGCTCGCAGCTGACACCTCCCCGCCGGCGTTGGGGCTGCCGGGCCCCGAAGGACAACCGCGAGCGCGCCCGAGTGACGGCTGCAGAACCCGCCCCCGCGTAGACCAGGGCTGCGCGCCGCCCGCGGAAGGGGGGACGCGCCCGGCGCCCGCtgcagcccggccccggctccccgcggccCCCCCGCCCGCTCCGACACCTACTCCAGGCGCGCCTCCTCCGCGGCCTCAGGCCGCGGCCGGGCCGACTCCCCACAACCTCCAGCCCGCAGCCGCTGCCGGGCCCCCTTGGCGGCCATGTCGGGTACGGGAAGCCGAGCGCCCGCTCCCTGCCGCCAGCGGACGAAACGACAGTGGTGCCGAAGCTGCCGGCCGCCATGCCGGGTGTGGGCACGGGCGCGCGCCTCCACGCCGCCTGCGCGGGCAGCCGTGAGCGCGCTCTTCCCGGGGGCAGCGCGCCTGCCGCGCCGCCGACGGCCCCGGGCCGGCGCTGTGCGGGGACACCTGGCCCAGAGCAAGGTTCCCTCGCCCACCCGCCACGGCAGCACTTCTCACGACGCGGCCGCTCTCCCCGTAACGCACGTGGGCTACCGTTGCAGCCCCGCAGTGGCGGTTGCTCACCCCCGCTCGCgcccccttccctgcccctgccccggcagaGTTAGGAAAGTAGCTCAATGGGGAACAGGCAGTTGGAGAAAGCATTTTATTGGGTACGCCCAGCATACAGCTGGGCAAAGGGCAGGGACAGAAGCTGTTTtgggacagagaggaggaatgtGTTCCTCCAGAGGCTGAGGTCCAGCAGCTTCCTCCCCCGTGCAGGTGCTGAAGGAGAAGCATTCAGAACAGGGGAAACCACCTCAAAATCCCTGCTCTTGAGTACTTGTCCCTTGGCATGCACACAGCCTCAACGGACACCTTGGGTGGCTGCAGAGCCCTTCCACTCCCCACAGCTGGTGCAGCAACATCAAGGTACAAAAAGTAGTTCTGAGACATCTTTGGGAAGTCGTGTCATCTTAATGCAGAAGTggagcagcttttaaaaatcttgagaACTGCAATGAGCCAAGTACCTGCTCCGGAAGCACAGACAACCTCCCCAAAGGGCCAGGGATGCTTTAGGCTTCGCAGCCccaaagacagggagattgcctTCCCAGGAGTGCCTTTCTCTTGCCCCTTCTTCAGCCCAATGCCACTCCTCCTCTCTTGCTCACTCTTGCCTCACAGTTCCTGCCACATGATGGatgcctcttctttcttctccaccAGCGGCTGCTGCAAAGGCAGGATGACAGGGTCAGGACCAAGAAGTACCCACTCCTCCACCTGGAGGACTGAGAGGAGATGCCGGGCCTCCCCTGGAGGGAGCTCTGCACAGCATCACCCCACCCCAGGCCGTCCTCCCACATCTAGCCCTACATCCTAacacccctcccaccccaccccggaAAAAACCTTGCAGATCGGCTTTTCTCACCAAATTGATGCTCTGGTGCTCCCCCGGCCACAACCACTGTCGCCTGCGGAGTTCCGCCGGTGCTGGAGCTGGGCTCGGAGGCGGGCACCCTGGGCAAATCAAGCTGGGCATGCAAAGCAGCGGCCAAAGAGGCTGCACCCCTGCTTACAGGGGGCTCAAGCCGCTCCCTGGACTGCAAAGCGCCCGGGACTCCAGGGCACTGGCTGGGCCCTCACTTACAGGGCAGCCCTGGTCCCAAAGGCCCACGGAGGCTCCTTCTCTCCGACTCAGGGGCACCCTGACCCACACCCCGCTAACACGGCGGTCACCCCACACAGACTGCCAGCTGAGCACTATCAAGAGTGCTGGGCACTTTCTGCCCTGAAGGCAAGTGAATCAGCAGTGGTGGCTTGTGACTGTTGCAAGGGCTTTTCCTGGGAGGTTTTGGGGGCTTGGGCAGAAGAACTTCCAGAGGTGGGTTCCTCATCACTTGGGAGAAGCTGCCACTTCAATGTGGAGCAGCTGGTTGTAGGGTGACTGGTGTTTGGGGCCTGCAAGTGGTGCTTGCTACCCTAAATCTGCTGCCGGTTGTAGGGTGACTGGTGTTTGGGGCCTGCAAGTGGTGCTTGCTACCCTAAATCTGCTgtcctgccttgccttgccctgccctgccatgcCCTGGtcccctttctctctgctctcagCCCCAGGAGCAGCTTGGGAGAAAGAGAACcacaggggaaggcaggaggctggggggaaggggCCTGTTCTGGGCATCGGGGACGTGCCTGCAAGCAGGGCCCAGGTCCTGCCCAGGCAGCTGTGGCACTGGGAAGCCCTTTTATTGCCCTGAGCTGGGCCGCTGCCCCGGAAGCAGGGCTGGGGCCTCTGCTCTTTAAACATCCAGGCTGCTGGGCACCACACAGTGAGAAAAGTGGGTCTAAGGCAGCTGAGCCTGGGGGGGTAGGGGGTAGAAGGGGGCAAGGATGGCCAGGGACCTGGGAGCGCTGTGGGGAGGTCCCTCTGAGGGCCGGCGTCCCTCTCTCCTccaggcagaggagctggtgcTTGACTGTGCCCTCCTTCCTTGGCAGCAGCTCcgggagaagaaagaaagaagaggcatCCATCGTGCGTGGAACCATGAGGCAAGAGCAAGCGAGAGGAGGAGGGGCAGgctgaagaaagagagaaaggcgCTCTGGGCAAAGGGACCTCCCTGTCACCAGGGCTGTGGTCACACAAGAGCATTTTGGTGCTTTTGGGATGGTTTTTATGGGTCTGGGGGAGGTACTTGGCTCAGTGCTATTCCCTAGATTTTTAGAAGCCATTCCAATTCTGTGGTAAGAAGACACAACTTCAAAATCTTTGCCTCTGAAAGGCCGGGGCCAGGGACACCCACCTGATTACAGGGGGTCCCTCCAAGCACCTCCCACCGAGTGCAGGGGGCACACACAACCCTACTTACAGGGCAGTCCCCCTCGGCTCGGCACGCACTCCCAACAAGCCCCACGGAGCCCGAGGCTCCGACCTGCGCCCCAGTTACGGGCTGGCCGTCCTGGCTGCAGCACAACACCACGTTTTCAGGAGCCCAGGGAGCAACCTCGACCCCAACTGCGGAGAGGTCGCCCCAGCCAAAAGCAGCGCCAAAGGCGGGACTGCGCCCTCCGGCACAGCGCTTCCTCAACCTGCACCCTCtaaagggggagggagggctcGCTCCTGGTGCCTGGCTAGGGcagcctccccagccctgcttaCAGGGAGGGCGGGCTGCTCCTGGGGACAGAGGGCTCCACGGCTCGTGACACACACCCCAAGTACAGGGCTGTCACGCTGGCAGGTCgccagcaggacaggcagccaggcaggcagacACCCAGGCCTGGACTACAGGCAGGCCGCGCTGCCCGCGCTACAACTAGGCGGCTTCGCTCTGTCCTTACAAAGAAGGGGCAAGCCTGGACTCTCCCTCCACTCGCGGGCTCAGAGGGGACCCCCCACTGCTGCACAGAGCCCTTCTTTCCCTCCTGGGAAGTTTAAGCTAAGTACACTGCAGCAATTTTAACAGGGGCCTAAACAAGCAGCTCATTCGCTTGCTCATTCACACGGATGCAGACACAGACTCAGACGCAGACACAGGCAGGGAAAACCAGAACTTCCCAGAAGAGAGAGCGAGCTCTGTGCAGCCAAACTCTGGGGAGCCATCCCTACCCCCAAGCAGGAGAGGAGAGCCTCAGACCTGCCCCCTGGGCTGCATGGAGGCCAGAGGAGCCTCAACATGCCAAGGCGATCCACGGGTGGCCAAAGGGCAAATGCCATGACACGTCCCAACTCCAGGGGGGTCACGCTGGCCAGGCCACCAGCAGGCAGAAAGCCACCAGGGCCAGAGGACGAGGGCGCGGGGAAAAAGCCCTCCCCTGCTTACAGGGCGGGCTTGGGGTCCAGAGAGCTCCATTTCCCCCTTGGGTGTGGAGACGGTGGCTCTCACAGGGTTGCCACTCTCTCTGGGCAGCCTAACCATGGGGCAACATGGCAAAAGGCCAACGACCTGAGCCCTGGTTACAGGGAGGTCGTCCAGCGCAAAGCCAGCCAGGGCACCAAAGGTGCTGGCAATGCTTTTGTGTAACCACAGCCCCGGTGACAGAGAGATCCCTTTGCCCAGAGCacctttctctttccccctcttcagCCCACCCCTCCTCCTCTCGCTCGCTCTTGCCTCGCAGTTCCACACAATGCCTTGTCTTTCTTGTCCAGGAGCTGCCGCCAAGGAAGGAGGGCACAGTCAAGCGCCAGCTCCTCCACCTGGAGGAGAGCGGGACACCAGCCCCCGGAGGGAGGTCCCCACAGCACTCCCCGACCCCCAGCCATCCTTCCCCCCTCCTACCCTCTACCCCCCCGGGCTCACCCACCCTTCTCACCGCCATGGTGCCTAGTGACccagagggaggcaaaagagCAGAGGCCCTAGCCCTGCTTCCAGGGCAGCAGCCCAgctcaaggaaataaaaaggcttCCCAGTGCCAGGGCTGCCCAGGCAGGACCTGGGCCCCGCTTGCAGGCACGTCCCCAATCCCCAGAGGGGGccccttccccccagcctccCACCTTCCCCCGTGGTTCTCTTTCTCCCAAGCTGCTCCCAGGGCTCAGAGCAGAAAGAGAGCTAGGGCAGGGCATGCCCAGCCCCACTCATCTTAGCCCCACACTTCTGAAAGGCTGGGGCCAGGGACACCTGCCTGCTTACAGGGGGTCCCTCCCAGCACCTCCCGTTGAGCGCGGGGCATGTGCACAGCCCTGCTTACAGGGCAGTCCCCCTCGGCTTGGCACGCTCAAAAGCCCCATGGAGCCTGAGGCTCTGACCTGCGCCAGAGTTATGGGCTGGCCGTCCTGGCTGCAGCACAACATCACGTCTTCAGGAGCTCTACTTCCCCCCCAGGTGCAGAGACAGTGGCTCTCACCCTCCTTACAGGGTTGCTACTCTCTCCAGGCAGCCTAATCATGGGGCAACATGGCAAAAGGCCGACAAAAGCAAGGACCCAAGCCCTGGTTACAGGGAGGTCATCCTCCAGCACAAAGCCAGCCAGGGCACCACAGGTGCTGGCAACACCCTTGTGTGACCACAACCCCGGTGACAGCGAGGTCCCTTTGCCCAGAGTGCCCTTCTTTCCTCCACTTCAGTCTCCCGGGCTTCTTCCGCTCCTCTTCTCGCTCGCTCTTGCCTCGCAGTGCCACACGATGGATGTCTCCTCTGTCTGCTCCACCACCAGCTGCTGCATAGGCAGGAGGACGCCGTCAGGACCGAGGGACGCCGGCCCCGCACGAAGCTCTCCACAGCACCACCCGAAGCCCGCCCGTCCTCCCACACCTACTCCCTATACCCTAAGCCCCCCTCCACTACCCCCACCGGAAAAAGCCTCACAGATCGGTTTTTCTCACCGAATTGGTGCTCCGGTGCTCCCTGCAGGGACGAGTGCAAAGTGCCCTCTGCTGCTCCGGGCTCCTGGCCGCTCTCGGCGGGCGCTGGACCTCCGCACCTCCTGCGGCGATGGCTGACCGCGCCTCCCCCGGGACGGCGCctgagccccagccctccccacggCGCTCGCAGACCCCCTGAAGGCGGTGGCCGACCCCCGCCCGGAGGCGACCGCAGACGCTCCCCACGAAAGCGGCGCcgacccccgcccgcccgcccgccctgaGGCGATCGCGGACCCTCCCCAGGCGGCGCCgacccccgcccgccccttccccaGGCGGGTCCCGCTCCCTTTCCCCTCAGGCGCCCGCTCTCCCCCTCACACAGGCGCGCGACGCCTGCTCCCGACCGCTCGCgcccctgcccccgcccccgcgAGGCGCCCGCGCGACGCCTGTTCCCGCCCGCTCgcgcccgcgcccccgcccccccgagGCGCCCGCGCGACGCCTGTTCCCGCCCGCTCgcgcccctgcccctgcccccgcccccccgagGCGCCCGCGCGACGCCTGttcccgcccgcccgcgcccccgcccccccgagGCGCCCGCGCGCCGCCTGGGGGAGGGGGCATGCGCCCCGCGTCCGCCGCAGGCCCTGCGCCTCGTTGTCCGCCCCACAGCGGGGACCGTCTGCGCGGCGCCGGCCTGCGGCGGAGCTGCGGGGGCTCTCGCCGGCATCGGACCCGCTCCCCGCGCCACGGCGGAGCTCCCACCGCTGCGGCGGAGCCCGCTGGGCTCCTCTGGGACACGGCGCCGGTTGCAGGTCGCGACAGAGTCTGTCGGCAACTGACGGGATCGGTCAGTATCGGACGGGCCCCCCTTCTGCTCCGCCGCGAAGACTCTTGCGCTTACGACGAGgaggtttttattttgttcccaAAGAGCCGGGGGGGCTCCACTGTTAGAATTCGGGAGCAGACTTTCCAGCAGTAGAATTACTTACTGGTGGAAGAGCCTAACAGAACTACCTGGAAGCGCTTCTTTGTGTCTGCGGCAGCCATGAATTACCTAGCACAATCCGGGAGTCGCTACAGtgttgttacattttaaaagaaatcaaatctgattacaactgaaatattaggaatatagagttgtggggtgtaaccatagtagataaagaacttaaagaatgtgcagtactgtacttttagctgattatcgttggcttatattttcttttaagaagccaagaagatttgcttcttgaaaacttcctacctttcccattttgataacaaactgaaagaccaatcattgaaaaggttggatttcaaaagagaacatagtatacatttttatgcaaactaatatagatagtgatgagaatcatactgcgcagaatcagctaaaggaggtcaagaagcggacaagtgaggaagactatgaaagaccaccagagggcttctgaagaccaccagagacctttgctgcgcctgcgtgaagagacatatacatatgctaatgatttactggaaagttgatgattatgtataacatttcccagaaacttaatgaatatgtataacaggtgtgtatttaactgtatcgttagacaagacaggtgcacacgataggtggagcgatcccccgtgtgcccagcgctgcaataaaggagtgcctgcttcttaacttctcattgctgttaaggagttttattccgaatttcggcaacagttttggcgacccagatgggaccttgcgagtgagactggacgagatcgagtggtgatcaaactccagccggcaccgagggattctcggggggaaccatcgctctcaactcgcaaagctcctcgcaacgttccctggagaaagggtaaggcacttcttctttggaatttgtttggatagcctgcccgtaaggcgcggcgaaagcttcgcagggttggggctcagagggtacccgtttgtggagaagcctaggcgtctgcccgtaagtcataagcgaaagctattgctgggttggacatttgtgtatttgggacaattgtcatttgcatttgtttggtatttggtttttgatatttggtatttggtttttgggttttgatatttggaactttgataattgatatttggtgcatttggtatttgatataagcataatggcattagccaaactatttaagagtaagagtatgggaaatataaccactgatgaaaagataccaaaaacatcaccattaggatgtttattggcacattggagtgaattacatgatgatttacgtaaaagtcaaatgattgaatattgcaatcattggtggcctttgtatgttttggaagatcaagaaaaatggccaacaaatggaactttaagttataatactatattacagttaatgttattttgtaggagagagggtaaatggagtgaagtgccatatgtggatctgttcttttatttgaggcagagaacggattggcaaaaagaatgcaagttaattagtcgagacaatttggtgatgacattgacttcagaaaataagaaagttaagagttgttgttcagcttgtgatattggaaggaggtacattagatgtacggtgccaaaggaggatgaaatgagactagaattagaaatagccccaccaagggaggagcaggatctctctccctcacattcacgggaaaggagtattgagtcagggagaataatttattggatagtactgaaaaacagatggtaataaaactggaaaaacacaagcagaggcaacacttatgaatggaatgctttctggaactttggaacagagttttcctttgagagatccccagtgggatccaaatgaccctgtacacaggagaaggttaactcgatatcaaaaataggtattgtatgaaataaaacatgcaatgccgaaagctttgaattggtctaaattatatgaaataaatcaagataaaaataaatctctctctgtgtttttggaaaaattgaaggaaaccactaaaaatatactgatttgaaattggagacagaagcagaacaacaattggcttcgatttttttatgaagcagtcaacacctgatataaggcaaaaagtccaaaaattggaaggagaggattcaagaaatttaaataaaatgttagaaacagcatggaaagtctataataattaagagaagaaagaaaaaacagaaaaaaaaaaaaaagaaaaaaaaaagatcagagacagtagattaatagctgtcttaacagggaatgcagcaagaggaagaagacgagctcgaggaagaggaagttttagaaactttgg encodes:
- the ALG9 gene encoding alpha-1,2-mannosyltransferase ALG9 isoform X2; this translates as MAAKGARQRLRAGGCGESARPRPEAAEEARLESSGSKAGQVWAPEGSTAFKCLISARFCAALLSNISDCDETFNYWEPTHYLVYGKGFQTWEYSPAYAIRSYAYLWLHALPALFHAKVLQTNKVLIFYFLRCFLAFLSCICELYFYKAVCKKFGLHVSRLMLAFLVLSTGMFCSSAAFLPSSFCMYTTVIAMTGWYMDKTSVAVLGVAAGALLGWPFSAALGLPIAFDLLILKQRWKSFLNWCVVSLILFLVPVVVVDSYYYGKLVVAPLNIVLYNVFTSHGPDLYVQNLGRPYWLTLAPMYIWIMIFFSQPHKEERFLFPIYPLICLCGAVALSALQKCYHFIFQRYRLEHYTVSSNWLALGTVFLFGLLSLSRSVALFRGYHGPLDLYPEFHRIATDPSIHTVPEGRPINVCVGKEWHRFPSSFLLPDNWQLQFILSEFRGQLPKPFAKGPMATWIIPTDMNDQNKEEPSRYTDISKCHYLVDLDTAAETPREPRYSSNKEEWVTIAYKPFLDASRSSKLLRAFYVPLLSEQYTWYANYTILKSRRSKQTRKKTGG
- the ALG9 gene encoding alpha-1,2-mannosyltransferase ALG9 isoform X1, giving the protein MAAKGARQRLRAGGCGESARPRPEAAEEARLESSGSKAGQVWAPEGSTAFKCLISARFCAALLSNISDCDETFNYWEPTHYLVYGKGFQTWEYSPAYAIRSYAYLWLHALPALFHAKVLQTNKVLIFYFLRCFLAFLSCICELYFYKAVCKKFGLHVSRLMLAFLVLSTGMFCSSAAFLPSSFCMYTTVIAMTGWYMDKTSVAVLGVAAGALLGWPFSAALGLPIAFDLLILKQRWKSFLNWCVVSLILFLVPVVVVDSYYYGKLVVAPLNIVLYNVFTSHGPDLYGTEPWSFYFINGFLNFNVAFILALLVLPLTCLMECLLQKFHVQNLGRPYWLTLAPMYIWIMIFFSQPHKEERFLFPIYPLICLCGAVALSALQKCYHFIFQRYRLEHYTVSSNWLALGTVFLFGLLSLSRSVALFRGYHGPLDLYPEFHRIATDPSIHTVPEGRPINVCVGKEWHRFPSSFLLPDNWQLQFILSEFRGQLPKPFAKGPMATWIIPTDMNDQNKEEPSRYVLKAAACILRPSPLRTVHVVCKLYYSEIPEVEANQEKNGRLATHLGNKTKSIH